A single window of Archangium gephyra DNA harbors:
- a CDS encoding PEGA domain-containing protein, translated as MRTPVVYVAGLLALALTAGPARAQGLGLDLSGDSNTQSNEQQQDTGEGAAEGTPPEGEQGGLGLGLDLSSGTPGADLQPRFALVGLDTPERAGAAAAKRWMGWLQAVALRTGRVAKASEPAEIREQLASDYAAALRCAEASCLSGPADTIDADLLTTARLALEDEGWTLRLWTYDRDRGVVETDVVTGRKPTDSNFLREAGEVLSKRVTELARPRSMLKVSSNVSQAVVRVGERMLGVGTVEAKLPPGEVQLIVEADEYSTYTKTLTLVAGETQEVAVRLELNGPAPEGPPADAVASVKKKKSSGPSGPSVFSRPALYTTVLGLAAVGAGVAMGMGLQGKVQDANGDGIMDLSRAEYLAARQQSMISTALMAGGGAVAGGSLLWLLIVPARSEPVSSSVAPVSSGKGTSGTALHFVIGGSF; from the coding sequence ATGCGTACCCCCGTCGTGTATGTGGCCGGCCTGCTGGCACTCGCGCTGACCGCCGGCCCGGCCCGGGCCCAGGGCCTCGGGCTGGACCTGTCCGGTGACTCCAACACCCAGAGCAATGAGCAGCAGCAGGACACCGGAGAAGGCGCTGCAGAGGGCACTCCACCGGAGGGCGAGCAGGGCGGCCTGGGCCTGGGGCTGGACCTGAGCAGCGGCACGCCCGGAGCGGACCTGCAGCCGCGCTTCGCGCTGGTGGGGCTGGACACGCCCGAGCGCGCTGGCGCCGCGGCGGCGAAGCGGTGGATGGGCTGGCTGCAGGCGGTGGCGCTGCGCACCGGCCGGGTGGCCAAGGCCTCCGAGCCCGCGGAAATCCGCGAGCAGCTTGCCTCGGACTACGCGGCCGCCCTGCGCTGCGCGGAGGCCTCGTGCTTGAGCGGGCCGGCGGACACGATCGACGCGGACCTGCTCACCACGGCGCGCCTGGCGCTGGAGGACGAGGGCTGGACGCTGCGGCTGTGGACGTATGACCGGGACCGGGGCGTGGTGGAGACGGATGTGGTGACGGGCCGCAAGCCGACGGACAGCAACTTCCTCCGTGAGGCGGGCGAGGTGCTGTCCAAGCGGGTGACGGAGCTGGCCCGGCCGCGCTCGATGCTGAAGGTGTCCAGCAACGTGTCGCAGGCGGTGGTGCGCGTGGGCGAGCGCATGCTGGGCGTGGGCACCGTCGAGGCGAAGCTGCCGCCCGGCGAGGTGCAGCTCATCGTGGAGGCCGACGAGTACTCCACCTATACGAAGACGCTGACGCTCGTGGCCGGTGAGACGCAGGAGGTGGCGGTGCGGCTGGAGCTCAATGGCCCCGCGCCCGAAGGCCCCCCCGCGGACGCCGTGGCGAGTGTGAAGAAGAAGAAGTCGAGCGGCCCCTCCGGCCCCTCCGTCTTCAGCCGTCCCGCCCTCTACACCACGGTGCTGGGACTGGCGGCGGTGGGCGCGGGCGTGGCCATGGGCATGGGCCTGCAGGGCAAGGTGCAGGACGCCAACGGGGACGGAATCATGGACCTGTCCCGCGCCGAGTACCTCGCCGCCCGGCAGCAGTCGATGATCTCCACGGCGCTCATGGCGGGTGGTGGCGCGGTGGCGGGCGGCAGCCTGCTGTGGCTCCTCATCGTCCCAGCGCGTTCCGAGCCGGTGTCCTCCTCGGTGGCCCCCGTTTCCAGCGGGAAGGGCACCAGCGGCACGGCCCTCCACTTCGTGATTGGCGGGAGCTTCTGA
- a CDS encoding MopE-related protein: MKSFSSLFCCLVLALSAAGCWVPELPDDTLFSCDTAEDCAANGVVCAPRGAGLGGFCCTPTTEVCNGKDDNCNGQLDDLPEASCYTGPEGTRDLGGCKAGKVTCGTNGTLVCTGEVVPAATESCNGVDDDCDGETDEGFNTQTDIANCGRCGTVCNAVTQSCVDGACKTRGETLCDDNTDDDGDGAKDCADSDCDNQTRACTASDAANNCVCVGRAIGEANCGDGADNDVDGFTDCVEEECANKSCGTGCVCTNYVKKETVCSDSLNNDGNEGTDCADPDCAGQSCGAGCLCQSGKAAETVCSDGLNNDGTEGTDCADTTDCNGKSCSAAGGCLCAGGLATETVCNDGLDNDSTGGADCADTDCYWKSFSDGTMCTNTGTRVEVACSDARDNDGNAGRTDCIVGNSDSNCVSGVCGAGCSFNNCSKKETICNDRTDNDGDTQSDCADKTDCPAGTACTRTNGAAGTCQNNGSCA; this comes from the coding sequence ATGAAGTCCTTTTCTTCCCTCTTCTGCTGTCTGGTGCTCGCGCTGTCCGCCGCGGGCTGTTGGGTGCCGGAGCTTCCGGACGACACCCTCTTCAGCTGCGACACGGCCGAGGACTGCGCCGCCAACGGCGTGGTGTGCGCTCCCCGCGGCGCGGGCCTGGGCGGCTTCTGCTGCACACCCACCACCGAGGTGTGCAATGGCAAGGACGACAACTGCAACGGCCAGCTGGATGACCTGCCCGAGGCCAGCTGCTACACCGGCCCCGAGGGCACGCGGGACCTGGGTGGCTGCAAGGCCGGCAAGGTCACCTGCGGCACCAACGGCACCCTGGTCTGCACCGGCGAGGTCGTGCCCGCCGCCACCGAGTCGTGCAACGGCGTCGATGACGACTGCGACGGCGAGACGGACGAGGGCTTCAACACCCAGACGGACATCGCCAACTGCGGCCGGTGCGGCACCGTCTGCAATGCCGTGACGCAGTCGTGCGTGGATGGGGCCTGCAAGACGCGGGGCGAGACGCTCTGCGACGACAACACCGACGACGACGGGGACGGCGCCAAGGACTGCGCGGACAGCGACTGCGACAACCAGACGCGCGCGTGCACCGCCAGCGACGCGGCCAACAACTGCGTCTGCGTCGGCCGGGCGATTGGCGAGGCCAACTGCGGCGATGGCGCCGACAACGATGTGGATGGCTTCACCGACTGCGTCGAGGAGGAGTGCGCCAACAAGTCGTGCGGCACCGGCTGCGTCTGCACCAACTACGTCAAGAAGGAGACCGTCTGCAGCGACAGCCTCAACAACGATGGCAACGAGGGCACCGACTGCGCGGATCCCGACTGCGCCGGCCAGTCGTGCGGCGCCGGCTGCCTGTGCCAGAGCGGCAAGGCCGCGGAGACCGTCTGCAGCGACGGCCTCAACAACGACGGCACCGAGGGCACCGACTGCGCGGACACCACCGACTGCAACGGCAAGAGCTGCAGCGCCGCCGGGGGCTGCCTGTGCGCGGGGGGCCTCGCCACGGAGACCGTGTGCAATGACGGCCTGGACAACGACAGCACCGGGGGCGCGGACTGCGCGGATACGGACTGTTACTGGAAGAGCTTCAGTGACGGCACCATGTGCACCAACACCGGGACCCGGGTGGAGGTGGCCTGCTCGGACGCCAGGGACAACGATGGGAACGCGGGCAGGACCGACTGCATCGTCGGCAACTCGGACTCCAACTGCGTCAGCGGCGTCTGTGGCGCGGGCTGCTCCTTCAACAACTGCTCCAAGAAGGAGACCATCTGCAACGACCGCACGGACAACGACGGCGACACCCAGAGCGACTGCGCGGACAAGACGGATTGCCCCGCCGGTACCGCCTGCACCCGCACCAACGGCGCGGCGGGCACCTGCCAGAACAACGGCTCTTGCGCCTGA